Below is a genomic region from Spirochaetota bacterium.
CCCGCGGTTTAATGCTCTGGAAAGAACTCTTTTGTGCCATGGTGCGAAGCTCCTGGGTCTCGCTGTATGCCAGCATGATGTTCTCAAATTCGCCTTTGATTGAATCCGAAGGCTTCCATCGGGTGGGTGCAGAAAGGCATCGGCTTCCTTCACTTATCGAGGATAGGTAAAGGTAATAACTTCCGAGTAATGATCTGTCAATAGAAATACAGGGGAAACTCTGTCATGCCGGTCATTGCCGCCGGATTTATATCAGGACTGATAGGGTTTGTCGAAGCGGCGCTCATAGGCGCCGTTCTGCTTCAGGGGCTTGATCCAACCGCTGTCAGCAAGGCCGGTGTGCAGCAGGAGCCTGATGAAGAATCTGCCGACAGGGGAGAATCTCTCCATCCCGGCGAGCTTTTTCATTATTATTGGATGGAACTCCTTGGTGACGCCGAAATGGCGGCCCAGGCTGCGAAAGGCCATGAATAGCCTCTTATTGAGAAAATCCGGCTTTTCCTGTATGCCCTCGACGCCGCCCTTGATGATCGTTCCGATGTAGCGTCCGTTCAGCCGCCGGGCCAGCTTTTCCAGGTAGCGCTCCACGTAGCGCGAATGGATCGCTTCGGGAAAGCCGGACTGCACGATGAACCCTATGGGCGGGAATTCCTTTTGTTTCTTTGACGCGCGGCCTTTGGGCTGCTCAGACCCCAGGGTTTCGATGAAGTCCTTGACTATGGCCGGCATGGAATCGGCGTAAAGCGGAAAGGCGATGATGACCGCGCCGGCAGCGCGGGCTTTTTCCGCGATGGAGGCATACTCCTTGACCCGCTGGAGATAGGCCACCTCGAAGGTATTCTCCGGGTAGGCCGCGAAGCCGTCGGTGAAATGCTTCAGCAGCAGGGCCGTGTTTCCCCCCTTGCCGCGGGGTGACCCGTTACAGATCAGCAATCGCATGAGTCACCTCCGAAACGGGCCGGTCCGTCGTGAAGGCGCATCGGAAGGATGTCCTGAAGTTGATGGCCTCACGGCGGTATATATCGGTAATGATGGCAATGTCTTCGTCGTCGGTGTCGGTCCCCCTTTGCAGGAGAAGGCCGATGCCGGGATAGCGGTCGTATCGTCCCCTGTGGTGGCATTCCCCCTCGACCAGGGCGAGGTAAGGATGGATAAGGGGGATGAACCGTTCGTTGGCGCGCTTGAGCAGGGCGCTCACGAATCCCATGATGACCGGCGACGCGAACAGGACCAGGTCCGCCGCCATGACGCTTTTATATATCACGGCCATGTCGTCCCTGTGCACGCAGAGCCCCGGCGTTGTGACCCAGCAGGTCCAGCACCCGATGCAGTAGCGGATGTCCAGCTCCCTGAGCAGGTAGGCCTGGAATGAATGGCCCCTGGCGGTAAGCCCTGACCCCAGCGACGCAATGTAGCGGTCAAGGTCCTTGCGCTTCGGGTCGGGGTTGCCGTTAAGGATAACTATATTCATGGTGCGCGGTTGTCGCCGAATTATTCAGTCCGGTAATAATCGCGGTGATACAGATTGACGTCAATGCATTTTTTATCCACGATCTCTATCTGTGGCGCGACCTCACCCCCCCGACCCCCTCTCCATGATATGGAGAGGGAGTATCAGGAATGAATAATTACAACTGAAGCCCTCTCCTTATTAAGGAGAGGGCGCGCATAGCGCGGGTGAGGATAAAAAAGGTAGCTGAAGGGCGTGAGGATTGATCTGCGTTTAAGGCTCAATGTTAGTCATTTCAATTGGACCTGCAGATGCTGATGGTCGAATCCTCCTGGTCGCCGTCATCGTAGCTGATATGGATCGATTCCCCCTGCATCCTGGTAATGGTCCCCTTGTAATACATGCCGCCCCTTTTCCAGTTGCACTGTACCCTGGTGCCGACCTTCCAGTCGATCTTTCTGATTTTTGACGCGGGAAGCACCGCCGTGTCGCCGTCGTCAAAGGAAACGTTGAAGTCCGCCCCTTCCATGCCGGTTATCCGCGCCGGATACCATTGGCCGTCACTCCACTGCCCGAGGATCCGGTCGCCTGTAGTCCATGCGAAGGCAGCAACGGTTACCAAAACCAGGATAAAAGCTGCTCCGTATTTCAATAGTCTCATTTCTACCTCCTTACCCGTTTGTTATGAGGAATTATGCATGTAATTGTAAAATAAATGATTTAATGGATTAGGCAAATGTTTTTTTAACGATGGAAGATTATTATTGAAGAAAAAGCCTTAAAAAAGGAAGCACACATCAATGAAGGGCATCGGCAGGGCGATCCGCCGCCCCTTTTTCCTCATGCCATTGCGGGTGTCGATCTTGTAGTCGTAATTGATCCAGCAGTTGGCGCCGATACGACAGAAGGGCGAGACGATGAAGCCGAGGCCCGCGCCGCCGCCGAAGGTGACATCGTTGATTATTCCGTTTATCCTGAAATAGGGGGATTTCCACCGGTAATGGGAATATGACACGCCGAAAAAGACGACAGGGTCGAGGAAATCGACCGGCGTCTGGATGTAGACAGCCGGAGCAAGCACAGCCGAAAAGAGATTCTCGCCTTTCTTCACTATGGGGCTGTTTTTCGTTCCCATTCCGTACACGTACACTCCCATGAACCTGATGGCAAGGGGTTTGATGAAACGGTATTCCGCCTCAACCGCCGCAGCTATGCCGGCCGTGGCAGTGCCGACCATCCCCTTTTTCCATTTCCCCCCGGTCTCTTCACCGGCAAGGGCATGGGTTGAAATTGCAAGGATTACCGCCGCGAGAATGATAATGGTTTTCTTGCTCACTCCCATGGGGCCCTCATATCAGCTGGAAGGTGAGGGTCAGGCTGTAATAGGTGGTCGAGAAATGATAGAACTGCCCCTCCTGTGAGGGCCCGTGGCTGAAGGTGAAAAAGAGCTGCATCTTCGGCGTGAAGCTCTCCCGGGTGGCTTCGAATTCTATCCCGATGGAATAATTCCCGTTTATGGCGAAGTGGTTGTTCTGCCAGTTTTTCAGATGGGCCGCTATGAAGGGTTGGAAATTGACGTTCTTCGCGACGCCAACGGCGCCGAAGGGCCTGAACTCCGCGCCGTATTCCACGTAGAAGGGATCGAACTTCGCCCCACTGAAGGAGTGATAAACGCACCCGAGGCCGGCGAAAAGCCTCACCTGCCTGATGATCGCGTAGGACACGAACAGATCGATCCCCTCGTTGCTGACGTTCTTGCGCCAGATCTCCGGGTAAAGCTGCATGAATTCGTCCCCGAGGTGGGACGACAGGTGCCAGAAGCGGAGCTGCAGCGCCAGGCTGTTGTACGAGTAGGATGTGATGAATGCCATGGAGTAATCCGCGTTGAGCAGGGTCGAGCCCTCGCGGAGCCAGCCCCGCGGCTTCTTGAAGGCGAAGATCGCCCACACGCACCCTTCGATTTCGGCCTGGAGATAACCCTTCTTCACGTCCCACCGGTAGAGAGGGAGGCGCGCGCCCAGGGACACGGCGCCGAACATCCTGTCCGATCCGAGGACATGGCTGTCGGAGCCATAGCGCGTGCGAAAGCGGTTGAAGGCGTCGTCATGGTAGCGGAGGCCGCCGGAGAAGGCCGCCCGGCGCGGATCGGCGATGGATGCGGGAAAGAGCCGCGATCCGGGGAAGAGCCCGGTGCCGCGTTTGGCCGCGTCTTCAGGCTTGCCGGGATCCGTTTCTTTGGGTGTGCCGCTTTCGGGCGTCTCGTTGTTCGCGCCGTCCCAGAGCTGACGGCCGCCGGGTTCCTTCTCGACCGCGGGACCGGGGGCGTCGTTCGCGGCGAATGCCAGGCATGGGAGAACCGGGAGACTGCAACAGATGAAGAAAATCAGGCAGGCTCGATGTATTCCATCCCGCGGTTTCATGGTGTCCGGAGCGCCGGCCTCAGGCCTGGTACTGTTTCAGGAAGGCCGGAATATGGGCCGCCTCGCGGGGACCGATGGTGATCTTCCAGTCTGCCAGCTCTTCTTCCAGCTCGCCGCTGATGGAGGCCGAATAACCCGGGATGACCAGGGAGCGGTGCTTCACCTTGTCGGCGATGCCGCTTTTCTTGACGTAGGAGCCGATGGCGTCCGCCACGAACTTGCCAGCGGCCCAGGCGGTGAGGACGCTCAGGCCCTCGCAGTCCATGACCAGGAGCCACGCCGGTACCCGGCTTCCCTCGATCTCGCCGGAGACGATAAAATAGGTGAGGGAGAAATTCGTGGTGATCATCACCGGGGAGTTCTCATCCGGGTTGTTGATCGGGTAGATGCCCTGCTCCGTGGCCATGGGGCGCTGGGGATCGGTGAAGATGTTCATCCGCTCCACCAGGAGGGGGAAGAGCCCCTCGCCGCGCAGCTCCGAGAGCACCACGATGCCCGCGTACTTGGCGATAAGGGCAGACGCGATCAGCGTCTCCTCGCGGTAGTCCTTCGCCATCTCGCAGGGGAAGGTAATGGTGGGATAACCCAGGGGCCGAAAGGCGCCCTTGACCGCGGCGCGCCGGATCACGACCTGGTCCTCGAAGGCTTTTTTCAAAGTGCGGGCCCCGGAATCGATGATGATTTCCTTCAGGCCCATGGCTGAGAGCTTCTGCGTGAGCTCGATGACCTCGTCGATGTTCGCGCCCTTGACCGCGACCGGGCACTTGTTGTCCAGGGCGAGCTTGCCCATCGCGTCGGCGTTGGCCTTCGTGGCGGCGTAGAGGAGGGGCTTTTTCGCGGCCACGTGCTTCAGGGCTGCGCCGAGGATGTCGGCGTTCTCGCTCATGAGGATGAGACCCGCGTCCACCGCGCCGGCAACCTTCTGCGCCAGCTTCTCGAAGGAGGCTGCGTCGCCCTTCTCGGATTTTATGGCAACCAGGTCGGCCGCGAGCTGGACCCCGACCCGCTCGTATCGGAGCTCGATATAGGATTTCAGGCGCCGGTCCACATCGGCGTCGGCCATGGTATCGCTGACCAGGACCGCGATGCCCGTGGGGCTCACGAAGGTCTTTTCATGGCGGAAGAGGACCGTCTCGCCCCCCGTCTTGAAGGGGCCGATGGCGGCGGTCATGACCGGCGGCGCCGACGCCGAATCGAGCTTCGCCTTCGAAGCCTCGGATACGTGGGGACACTTGGCCAGCTCCGCCTGTCCAGCCGCGAGCTTCATAGCGAAGGCGAGGCACGTCGGCACCCCGCAGTCCCCGCAGTTGGTCTGGGGCAGCAGTTTATAGATTTCAATTCCGGTCATTCCCATGATGTGATCTCCTCAATAAATGTTTCTCTCCCCTCCCTTGATGGGAGGGGCCGGGGGAGGGTGAAATCGTTTTATCACCCCCACCTGTCCTCCCCCATCAAGGGGGAGGGATTTTATGTCTAAAACAGCGGCTCCATCGTCAGGGCCGGGTGCTGCTTCTCCGTGAGGAAGTTGATGATCGCCTCCTCGGTGGTTCCCACTGTCTCGTCCGCGATCCGGTCCAGCAGGTCCGGCATGCCGATCTCGGCCGCGCGCTCGTTGAAACGCTCCCTGATCTCTTCCTTCAATGATTTAGGCATCCACACCAGGCGCTTGATGCCGCCCTCGGCGTGGAGGAACTTTCTGCTCGTGATATAGTACTTGCTGTGACCCACGAAACCTGGCGTGATGTTGCCGCCCCCGACCATGCCGGCCAGGGTGGTGAACTTCATCCCGGACGGCGTCATTGATGACGTATCCCGGTCGACGGTCATGACGCCGTTGCAGATGGGGAGGATCGCAGCGATGCACTCGAAGCATCCGCAGGAGGTCATCGGGTTTCGCATGATGCTGTAGGCGTCCACGGTGGCGACCGTTCCCCGGGAGGCCTTGGCCACGAAGTCGTCCACGCCCTTCCACCGGCCGTAGCGCGCATCAAGGACGGCGCCCTTGTGCACCGGCTGGTTCGGGCCTGTGGGATTGATCTCGAAGGAGGCCTTGCAGTCGAGCCAGTTGTAGGCGCCGCAGAGCCCGGTCCGCTCCGGCGTCACCACGCACACGTGGTTCGGCGCGAAGGACTGGCAGAGGAGGCAGGAGTAGAAGGGGTCCGTGTCCTCGTCGGTCATGCCGGCGATCCGCTCGTCCCGCTGCTTGTACAGGGAGCGGGCCTTTTCCAGGATTCTCTTGACCTCGTTCTCGTCGGTATAAATGGTCACCTGCACCTTATCGAAGATCTTGCCGAAGTCCTGGTGCAGCTTCGCGTGGAGGATGCTCCCCAGGTGGGCCATGCGGAATCCCTTGTCCACGGCCTGCTTGCTCACGCGGAGCCAGGCGATGTCGCGCTGGCCGATGTGCATGATGCCCTGGGCGTAGTTGATCAGGTGGTGGATCTGCCGCTCCAGAATCGGCTCGAAATCGGGCTGCATCTGGCGGCCCGCCACTTCCACGTAGATGGCCATGGGAAGCTGGCTTCCCGGCTTTACATCGGTGATCTCCGGTCCCACGACCTCGATCTTGTTGTCGGTGACGGCGTTCATGTCAGCCGAGACCACGAGCTCCACGGCCGGGGTACGGCCGCCTCCCGCCTCAAGGTAGATATCATCGCCGCGTACCCGCTCACCCTCGAAGGCGGGACCGTAGGCCACGGGGACCGGAACCTTGCTCACGGTGACCTTGAGTCCCCGCACCTCGATGGCGCGGGCCACGATGGCGTCGTGGGGGATGTTGGAGACCACGTGCTCGTAGGTGCACACCCCCGTGGGGAGGATCTGCGGCGTCGGCGTATCGGTGATGATGGGAAAGCCGTAGTTGATGCAGCCGGCTCCGTTGGCGTACCACTCGTCGTTCACGAAGCCGAAAGTGATGCCGAAGGCGAAGACGCGGTCCTTGTTGTATATGAGTATCTTCCGGTAGTCGCCGGGATCGATGCCGCCGAAGGACATGGCCGCCCTGGTGGCAAAGCCGATGGAGAAGACCGTGGCGGTCACGTCCGATCCGAAGGGCACGAGCCTGGTGGGCCAGCCGATCTGCACGCCCTGGTCGATGAGCTGCTGCGACATGGTCTTTCCCTCTGTGTTGGCGCTCATGAACACGTACAGGTTCTTCTGCTGGAGCTCCAGGGCGATCTGCGCGGCAGCGGCCGCGTTCTCCGGCGCTCCCAGCATGGCAGCGAAGCCCGGGGCCGTTCCGTCGACGAACTCCACGCCGCGCTTCCGCATGATGACGTCGTCGGCGGCGCCGAGCCAGATATTGTCGTCCCGGGGGTCCTCGCCGGGCACGTACACCGACGGGTTGTCGATGTACTTGATCGCCTCGATGAGCTCCTCCGCGAAAAAAGTCGCCATGCCCGCGTCAAGGGCCGGTCCCAGGTAGGGAAGGTGATGGTTCTCCTTCACCGGAGGCGGGAGCAGGTTCCTGCTCACCTTGATCACGTGCTCCATGTCCGAAAGCTTCTGTACCTTGTATCCCATGATGCCGTATATGACGGGCAGATAGTACCCCGTGTTGGGGAAGGCGACTTCCCTGTTGGGGCCGTAGGCGTCGATGGCGCGCTTCACTTCTTTCTCGGCGCGGTCAATTATGGAATAGGCGCCCCGTATCGCCGCTGATGCTATTATCTTGGACACGATCGTTCTCCTATATCAATCTTCTATATCTTTACCCCCCCTCACCCGCACTTACGGGGCTCGCCGAGCGCTTTTTGGCCGTCCTGGCCGCGCTCGGCACTGCGACATCCTGTCGGGAGCCTCTCCCATTAAGCTTAGAAAAAAGGAGAGGGTTTCCGTAGAATTTACTTCCTATTCCCCCTCTCCTTTTTTTAATTTTTCATGGGAGAGGGGGCAGGGGGTGAGGGCACTTTTTCTTCTACGCCAGATCCCTTCTATCGGCCATGTCAAACAACACGCGCTCCCGCGCCTTGTCGATGCCGAGGTCTTTCCGCTTTTTATCGATATGCTCGATCATCTTCCGGGCCATCTCCTTCGGGTCGGCGGCGAAATCCCACTTGCCGCCGTAGATCTTTTCCATGTCCCCGAAGAGGTGCTTCGTGAGCTCTTTGCTCCCGGAGGTCGGCCAGGTGACGCCGAAGACCGTGTACACGCCGGAAGCGACGAAGTACTGGCCGATGGAAATGGCCTTTTCGCTCATCCACTCCGGCGCCGCCCCTGCCGCGGGCAGGTCGCTGATGTCGTTCCCGAGGCCCCCGTCCTTCACCACGGCCGTGGCAGCGATGAGGATCCGGCTGTTGTCAACGCAGGAGCCCATGTGGAGGACCGGCGGGATGCCGACTGTTTCGCACACCTCGGCGAGGCCTGGGCCGGCGAATTCACGGGCGGCCTCGGGCGTGAGCAGTCCCTCCTTGCCGAGGCCGATGGCGGTGCAGCCGGTGGTGAGGACCAGCACGTCGTTCTTGATGAGCTCCTTGACCAGGGTAAGGGTGTTGCCGTCGAGCTCGGTGCGGGCGTTGTTGCATCCCACCACTCCGGCAAGGCCCCGGATCCTGCCATTTATGATGTTGTCATTTAAAGGCCGGTATGACGCGCGAAAGGTGCCGCCCAGCATGTAGTTCACTGTCTCGTGGCTGAAGCCAGCGATCATGGGCGATTTTGCTTTCGGGATAAGGACGTCGCTTTTCCGGTTCCGGAAATTCTCAACGGCGGCGGTCACGATGGCCCTGGCCGAGTTGAGGGCGTCGTGCTCGTTGAATTCCATGCGCACCGACCCGGTGATATCGGCCTTCGGGTTGGTGGTGATGAGCTTTGTGTGGTAGCATGACGCCACGCTCTGGAGCGACTGCATCACGCACTGCACGTCCACGACCATCGCCTCCACTGCGCCGGTGGTGATGGCCAGCTCCTGCTGCAAGAAGTTCCCGGCGATAGGAATGCCGTGGCGCATAAGGATCTCGTTGGCGGTGCAGCAGATGCCGGCGATGTTGATGCCGTTGGCGCCATGGGACCGGGCAAGCTCGATCATCTGCGGGTCCCGGGAGGCGATAACAATCATCTCCGAAAGGAGCGGCTCGTGGCCGTGGACGATGATGTTGACTTCTTCTTTTTTGAGCACGCCCAGGTTTACCTCGGCGTAGACCGGCACCGGCGTCCCGAAAAGGATGTCCTGGAGATCGGTGGCTAACATCGATCCGCCCCATCCGTCTGCCAGGGCCGCCCTG
It encodes:
- a CDS encoding acetyl-CoA decarbonylase/synthase complex subunit gamma yields the protein MGMTGIEIYKLLPQTNCGDCGVPTCLAFAMKLAAGQAELAKCPHVSEASKAKLDSASAPPVMTAAIGPFKTGGETVLFRHEKTFVSPTGIAVLVSDTMADADVDRRLKSYIELRYERVGVQLAADLVAIKSEKGDAASFEKLAQKVAGAVDAGLILMSENADILGAALKHVAAKKPLLYAATKANADAMGKLALDNKCPVAVKGANIDEVIELTQKLSAMGLKEIIIDSGARTLKKAFEDQVVIRRAAVKGAFRPLGYPTITFPCEMAKDYREETLIASALIAKYAGIVVLSELRGEGLFPLLVERMNIFTDPQRPMATEQGIYPINNPDENSPVMITTNFSLTYFIVSGEIEGSRVPAWLLVMDCEGLSVLTAWAAGKFVADAIGSYVKKSGIADKVKHRSLVIPGYSASISGELEEELADWKITIGPREAAHIPAFLKQYQA
- the cooS gene encoding anaerobic carbon-monoxide dehydrogenase catalytic subunit; amino-acid sequence: MSEEKKLFADKASQEIYEKAKQDSVSTVFEKAAELKPCPIGSAGDCCKHCGMGPCRVPEPKTAGAVRKVGLCGATAETISARNFLRMIAAGSAAHSDHGRGVAEIFLAAAKGEIPGYGIKDEQKLLAVAMDLGITVEGKETKAIAVEVGEKALAMFGQQSGELAYVKKAPQRRQEIWRKEGVVPRGIDREVVEIMHRTHMGVDQDYKSLIKQGTRAALADGWGGSMLATDLQDILFGTPVPVYAEVNLGVLKKEEVNIIVHGHEPLLSEMIVIASRDPQMIELARSHGANGINIAGICCTANEILMRHGIPIAGNFLQQELAITTGAVEAMVVDVQCVMQSLQSVASCYHTKLITTNPKADITGSVRMEFNEHDALNSARAIVTAAVENFRNRKSDVLIPKAKSPMIAGFSHETVNYMLGGTFRASYRPLNDNIINGRIRGLAGVVGCNNARTELDGNTLTLVKELIKNDVLVLTTGCTAIGLGKEGLLTPEAAREFAGPGLAEVCETVGIPPVLHMGSCVDNSRILIAATAVVKDGGLGNDISDLPAAGAAPEWMSEKAISIGQYFVASGVYTVFGVTWPTSGSKELTKHLFGDMEKIYGGKWDFAADPKEMARKMIEHIDKKRKDLGIDKARERVLFDMADRRDLA
- a CDS encoding flavodoxin family protein, whose protein sequence is MNIVILNGNPDPKRKDLDRYIASLGSGLTARGHSFQAYLLRELDIRYCIGCWTCWVTTPGLCVHRDDMAVIYKSVMAADLVLFASPVIMGFVSALLKRANERFIPLIHPYLALVEGECHHRGRYDRYPGIGLLLQRGTDTDDEDIAIITDIYRREAINFRTSFRCAFTTDRPVSEVTHAIADL
- a CDS encoding NAD(P)H-dependent oxidoreductase: MRLLICNGSPRGKGGNTALLLKHFTDGFAAYPENTFEVAYLQRVKEYASIAEKARAAGAVIIAFPLYADSMPAIVKDFIETLGSEQPKGRASKKQKEFPPIGFIVQSGFPEAIHSRYVERYLEKLARRLNGRYIGTIIKGGVEGIQEKPDFLNKRLFMAFRSLGRHFGVTKEFHPIIMKKLAGMERFSPVGRFFIRLLLHTGLADSGWIKPLKQNGAYERRFDKPYQS
- a CDS encoding DUF1207 domain-containing protein, coding for MKPRDGIHRACLIFFICCSLPVLPCLAFAANDAPGPAVEKEPGGRQLWDGANNETPESGTPKETDPGKPEDAAKRGTGLFPGSRLFPASIADPRRAAFSGGLRYHDDAFNRFRTRYGSDSHVLGSDRMFGAVSLGARLPLYRWDVKKGYLQAEIEGCVWAIFAFKKPRGWLREGSTLLNADYSMAFITSYSYNSLALQLRFWHLSSHLGDEFMQLYPEIWRKNVSNEGIDLFVSYAIIRQVRLFAGLGCVYHSFSGAKFDPFYVEYGAEFRPFGAVGVAKNVNFQPFIAAHLKNWQNNHFAINGNYSIGIEFEATRESFTPKMQLFFTFSHGPSQEGQFYHFSTTYYSLTLTFQLI
- the cdhC gene encoding CO dehydrogenase/CO-methylating acetyl-CoA synthase complex subunit beta, yielding MSKIIASAAIRGAYSIIDRAEKEVKRAIDAYGPNREVAFPNTGYYLPVIYGIMGYKVQKLSDMEHVIKVSRNLLPPPVKENHHLPYLGPALDAGMATFFAEELIEAIKYIDNPSVYVPGEDPRDDNIWLGAADDVIMRKRGVEFVDGTAPGFAAMLGAPENAAAAAQIALELQQKNLYVFMSANTEGKTMSQQLIDQGVQIGWPTRLVPFGSDVTATVFSIGFATRAAMSFGGIDPGDYRKILIYNKDRVFAFGITFGFVNDEWYANGAGCINYGFPIITDTPTPQILPTGVCTYEHVVSNIPHDAIVARAIEVRGLKVTVSKVPVPVAYGPAFEGERVRGDDIYLEAGGGRTPAVELVVSADMNAVTDNKIEVVGPEITDVKPGSQLPMAIYVEVAGRQMQPDFEPILERQIHHLINYAQGIMHIGQRDIAWLRVSKQAVDKGFRMAHLGSILHAKLHQDFGKIFDKVQVTIYTDENEVKRILEKARSLYKQRDERIAGMTDEDTDPFYSCLLCQSFAPNHVCVVTPERTGLCGAYNWLDCKASFEINPTGPNQPVHKGAVLDARYGRWKGVDDFVAKASRGTVATVDAYSIMRNPMTSCGCFECIAAILPICNGVMTVDRDTSSMTPSGMKFTTLAGMVGGGNITPGFVGHSKYYITSRKFLHAEGGIKRLVWMPKSLKEEIRERFNERAAEIGMPDLLDRIADETVGTTEEAIINFLTEKQHPALTMEPLF